From Selenomonas ruminantium AC2024, a single genomic window includes:
- a CDS encoding ABC transporter ATP-binding protein, producing the protein MTNNEKRIATIQLKDIKKLYKIGGETVAALDGITTNIYQGEFAALMGPSGSGKSTLMNILGCLDRPTVGSYKLDGQEVAGLSDDKLAVTRNKKIGFVFQNFNLLSRISALENVALPLVYSGVGRKERLEKAMHFLEAVGLADRAEHQPNELSGGQRQRVAIARALVNDPHIIMADEPTGNLDTKSTKEIMEIFQKMHGMGRTIILVTHEPEIAACASRQLLVRDGKITRDEGRGVVMDVI; encoded by the coding sequence ATGACGAACAACGAAAAGCGAATTGCCACCATCCAGCTGAAGGATATCAAAAAACTTTACAAAATCGGCGGGGAAACGGTGGCAGCCTTGGACGGCATCACCACCAACATCTATCAGGGCGAATTTGCCGCCCTGATGGGACCCTCCGGTTCCGGCAAATCCACATTGATGAATATTCTGGGCTGCCTTGACCGTCCCACGGTCGGCTCTTATAAACTGGACGGTCAGGAAGTAGCTGGCCTCAGCGATGATAAGCTGGCAGTTACCCGCAACAAGAAAATCGGCTTTGTCTTTCAGAACTTCAATCTGTTGTCCCGCATTTCGGCACTCGAAAACGTGGCCCTGCCGTTGGTTTATTCCGGCGTGGGGCGCAAGGAACGGCTGGAAAAGGCCATGCACTTTTTAGAAGCAGTGGGCCTTGCCGACCGGGCGGAACATCAGCCCAATGAACTTTCCGGCGGTCAGCGGCAGCGCGTGGCCATCGCCCGGGCACTCGTCAATGACCCGCATATCATTATGGCCGATGAACCGACCGGTAATCTCGATACGAAATCCACCAAGGAAATCATGGAGATTTTCCAGAAGATGCACGGCATGGGCCGTACCATAATTCTCGTTACCCATGAGCCGGAAATTGCTGCCTGTGCCAGCCGTCAGCTGTTGGTGCGGGATGGAAAAATCACCCGGGACGAAGGAAGGGGCGTGGTGATGGATGTTATTTAG
- a CDS encoding efflux RND transporter periplasmic adaptor subunit has product MKLNWKIKAAIAAVLIIGAAVYGYQYYQGQQAAKKAAAVETVPVTRMNVKSTVSATGTIKPVNSVEVSSKVTARIKEVLVKENDTVTAGQTIATLDAKDYEEKRNQAQYKVTNTKAKYDRVSYLYSIGAKTQSDLEDAKMNYDTALSSLAESQSNMSEMTIVAPMSGVVVGQPQTAGTMAVQGNSSPTVIMRIADMSSKQILAKVDETDIGNVKVGQSATFTVDSFNGKTFTARVSKISQTDTSNSWNVNTSSSSSSSSSSASVIYYYVTLDVDDPENVLLPAMTARVEINTAEKNDALVVPLSTLKTDTHGSYVIVKNDDGTQENRYVSTGIYSDEYVEILEGLSEGEQVVSTYVAKASTTSSSKKNDRGGPPPM; this is encoded by the coding sequence ATGAAGCTGAATTGGAAAATAAAAGCAGCCATAGCCGCCGTCTTGATAATCGGTGCGGCGGTGTATGGCTACCAATACTATCAAGGCCAGCAGGCGGCCAAGAAGGCAGCGGCGGTGGAGACGGTACCCGTCACCCGCATGAATGTGAAATCCACCGTTTCGGCCACGGGCACGATTAAGCCGGTGAACAGCGTCGAAGTCAGCTCCAAGGTTACGGCCCGCATTAAGGAAGTGCTCGTCAAGGAAAACGACACCGTGACGGCAGGCCAAACTATCGCGACTTTGGATGCCAAGGATTACGAGGAAAAGCGCAATCAGGCCCAGTACAAGGTCACCAATACCAAGGCCAAGTATGACCGCGTCAGCTATCTTTACAGTATTGGCGCCAAAACGCAGTCCGATTTGGAAGATGCCAAAATGAATTACGACACGGCACTTTCTTCGCTGGCTGAATCCCAGTCCAATATGAGCGAAATGACGATTGTGGCGCCCATGTCCGGCGTCGTGGTCGGTCAGCCACAGACTGCAGGTACCATGGCGGTGCAGGGCAACAGCAGCCCTACGGTCATCATGCGCATTGCGGATATGTCCAGCAAGCAGATTCTGGCCAAGGTGGATGAAACGGATATCGGCAATGTGAAGGTAGGCCAGTCCGCAACCTTTACCGTGGACAGTTTCAACGGCAAGACCTTTACGGCAAGAGTGTCCAAGATATCCCAGACCGATACCAGCAACAGCTGGAATGTCAATACTTCGAGCAGCTCATCTTCGAGCAGTTCCTCCGCCAGCGTTATCTACTACTATGTGACGCTCGATGTGGATGACCCGGAAAATGTGCTCCTGCCAGCCATGACCGCCCGGGTGGAAATCAACACCGCCGAGAAGAATGATGCGCTGGTGGTGCCTTTGTCCACTCTCAAAACCGATACCCACGGCTCTTATGTCATCGTGAAAAATGACGATGGCACGCAGGAAAACCGCTATGTGTCCACCGGCATCTACAGCGATGAATACGTGGAAATTCTGGAAGGCCTTTCGGAAGGAGAACAGGTAGTCAGCACTTATGTAGCGAAAGCCTCTACAACTTCCAGCTCAAAAAAGAACGACCGTGGCGGCCCACCACCAATGTGA